In Micromonas commoda chromosome 16, complete sequence, the genomic window CTAAACCTAAACTTTGTAAAACACTAATATTTTGCACGAGCAAACAGTCTCGTCGCAGCCGGGTAGGCCTGAAGGAATCCACGTGGAAGGTTGAACAAAGGGGAGCCACACAGACTCGAGGAAACGTGAGGACGCTGAGGAGATCACTGCGCACGGCACACGACGGGCACGCGTCGCTTCGATCGACCTACGGTTCACCCATCGATCGCCTCCATGTCGATGccatccgcgctcgcgcccgcgcccgcgtccctcgcggtcAGGCCGCGCGCCAACACCGCGGGCCGCCCCTCCATCCGCGGCAGCCAGccgtcgacctcgtccgttcgtcgccctccgtcgCGTTGCTCGCTCACGCCGCTCCGTGCCATCGCGAccgacgccaaggaggcggaggtggacgccaaCGACGAAACACCCGCCGGGGTCCTCGAGGTTCCCGAGTGGCACTCCCGCGCCTTGGTCAGGGACGGCCGAGTGTTCAGCGAGACGTTCCCGGTTCGCTTCGACGAGGTTGGCCCGGACAAGTCTGCCACCATGAGGACCGTCGCGTCCATGATCCAGGAGTGCGCGTGCAACCACGCGCAGGGCATCTGGGGGCGCGCGCAGTCCATGCCCGCGGATATGCTCAAGGATAACCTCGTCTGGGTGTGCACCAGGCTCCACCTGCAGATCGACTCGTACCCGCGATGGGGCGACCAGGTGCAGGTCAACACCTGGTTCGAGGCGCAGGgcaggctcgccgcgcgccgcgactgGAGCCTCTACTACGAGGACTGCCGCCCCAGCGCCGTCAAGGACGCCGAGCCGGAGTGCGAGATCAAGCCCGTGGGCAGGGCCACTTCCGTGTGGGTCGCGTTCAACCTGGCCAAGCGGAGGATGGCTCGCATCCCCCAGGCGGTTGTCGACCTGTTCCAGAACCAGCAGCTCTGCGACGAGCCCGTTATGGGTCCGGACTACGCGGTGGTCAAGCTCCCGGAGACCGGGccggacgcgcacgtcgcggcgtttcAGGTCAGGCGCAGGGATATGGACATGAACGGTCACGTCAACAACGTCGTGTACACCGAGTGGCTGCTGGAGGGCGTCCCCGAGTCCATGTGGGCCGAGTACGAGCTGAAGGAGATTGAGATTGAgtttcgcgccgaggcgacgttCGGCGAGACGGTCGAGACGAGgtgcgacgtcgaggtgTACGAGGAGGGTGAcacgcgcgccgacgacgacgtgaagCACATGGTCCACCAGCTCATGAAGCAGGGCGACGAGAACCCGAAGACGGCCGAGGTTGTGCGCGCGAGGACCTACTGGGTCAAGAAGTAGGTCAAGTTTTAGACGACGTAAGGGTTGGATTTCGCTTCGTTCGGGCCCGGGGGAGACgggaccgcggcgaaggagacgCGAGGTCGATCGTGCGTGGTGTTTCCACTCGATGTAAGCTACGATGATACagatcgccgccggcacGGTGCAGTTCGCTGACTCACAGTATGTCGTCCACGTTCACGTCCCacgtcgcctcctcgggcgTCCTCTTTGGCCGAGCGGGGGACCCGAGGGACTcgcggctcgagctcctcccgtGCCGCCGCCTgttcgccgacgaccgttCCCCCCTCacgggcgtggacgccgcgctgccggTGGATCGCGTGGACTGGTCCGACCTCGAGTTTGTCAAACTGGCCGCGTacacgcgctcggcgccgctcaCGCCTCTCCACGGATGCGGCGGTaacggctcgccgccgtcgctgaATAAAAGTTCCAAGGGTGCCGGCGCGATCCCCCCGCCCGTCGTTCCTCGCCCAtcgttcgacgcgtcgtACGGAGCTTCCATCGCGACTCTCAGCGATTCAATCTCCGCCTGGAGCAGCGCCAtccgctccgccgcgtccagcctgctcgcggacgaccaaggcgtgggcgcgcgcgacggcgtgtcGATCCTGTTGTTgtcgtccgccgtcgccgtcgccgtcacccgccgccgccgctgatgCTGCTGATGTTGCTGATGCTGATTTTGATGCTGATGCTGACGCTGCCCGTGCGTCaatcgacccgccgccgtcgatgccctcgcctcgtcgcgcgtggCCCACCTCCTGGCCTCCGAGCGCGTGGTGGCGAACGATTCGGCAAACGAccgagcgtcgccgtccgtctccgtcgacgaATCGTTCCCCACGCCGTCTCCCGGCCTGATGGGCGTCTCGCCACCGGCGTGTCGGTACGAGtatcgcccgccgcccgacgcggagacggcgccgatCCGCGTCGATGGGTCGTGACGTGgggtcgcgctcgcgtccccgctGATCCATCGCGCGACGGATCGCCCGTGCGACGGGaccgacgcggtgggcgtCCCCGGTAGATCGGATGTGCCCGCGGGAGggtgccgcggcggtcgttgGGGCGTGCGAGAGcgagaccgcggcgagcgccttccGTTGGATGCGTTTAACGAAGCCTTGGCGCGACGAAGCGCATCCTTGAGTTCATCCACCTCATCAGTCAGCTCGTGAACCCTCCGAGTCAGGTACGCGCGGTCGTCTTGCACCCTCCGCcactcgacgacgtcaacgcTGACCGTCCGCGCC contains:
- a CDS encoding predicted protein, which gives rise to LVRDGRVFSETFPVRFDEVGPDKSATMRTVASMIQECACNHAQGIWGRAQSMPADMLKDNLVWVCTRLHLQIDSYPRWGDQVQVNTWFEAQGRLAARRDWSLYYEDCRPSAPVGRATSVWVAFNLAKRRMARIPQAVVDLFQNQQLCDEPVMGPDYAVVKLPETGPDAHVAAFQVRRRDMDMNGHVNNVVYTEWLLEGVPESMWAEYELKEIEIEFRAEATFGETVETRCDVEVYEEGDTRADDDVKHMVHQLMKQGDENPKTAEVVRARTYWVKK
- a CDS encoding predicted protein, producing the protein MDLARTVSVDVVEWRRVQDDRAYLTRRVHELTDEVDELKDALRRAKASLNASNGRRSPRSRSRTPQRPPRHPPAGTSDLPGTPTASVPSHGRSVARWISGDASATPRHDPSTRIGAVSASGGGRYSYRHAGGETPIRPGDGVGNDSSTETDGDARSFAESFATTRSEARRWATRDEARASTAAGRLTHGQRQHQHQNQHQQHQQHQRRRRVTATATADDNNRIDTPSRAPTPWSSASRLDAAERMALLQAEIESLRVAMEAPYDASNDGRGTTGGGIAPAPLELLFSDGGEPLPPHPWRGVSGAERVYAASLTNSRSDQSTRSTGSAASTPVRGERSSANRRRHGRSSSRESLGSPARPKRTPEEATWDVNVDDIL